From one Mus caroli unplaced genomic scaffold, CAROLI_EIJ_v1.1 scaffold_11228_U2_1, whole genome shotgun sequence genomic stretch:
- the LOC110288803 gene encoding LOW QUALITY PROTEIN: zinc finger protein 844-like (The sequence of the model RefSeq protein was modified relative to this genomic sequence to represent the inferred CDS: substituted 1 base at 1 genomic stop codon), translating into MASTCSLPTKTLIGKTIVMKKILKLLEEVEGIFKWKTELILERKAMKVCNVMKCFQVTIMLRYIKEFLLEPLDFILVFKCIEEHAQGINAVTVTHLVKPVHATAICKAIKEQILERSPMNVATVVKPLHIIVIFXGIKEHKEHILERSPINVNNVVKLLLFMATFKTMRGHILERSLMNVNNVANLLHRIGIYSVIKEHILERSLMNVNNVVKPFLFTAIFKDMKGHILERSPMSVTTVVKPLHIKEILRFIEEHILERNPTHVTNVVKPLHTPAFSKDIKNHILERSPMNVTNVVKPLLVTAIFKAMRGHILERNLMHVTTVGKHLQKTLILKSIKQFYTGKTLYVCNQYDKAFAHHRYLQIHRKTQHRGNRHYACTQCHKVFSHNSTLPCHKRHGLDRSPMNVTNVLSLCSTQPSSKP; encoded by the exons ACTCTTATTGGGAAGACCATAGTAATGAAGAAAATTCTCAAACTTCTAGAAGAAGTGGAag GCATCTTCAAATGGAAGACAGaactcatactggagagaaaagCTATGAAAGTGTGCAATGTAATGAAGTGCTTTCAAGTCACAATCATGCTCAGATATATAAAGGAATTCTTACTGGAGCCTTTGGACTTTATACTGGTGTTCAAATGCATAGAAGAACACGCGCAGGGGATAAACGCTGTGACTGTAACACACTTGGTAAAGCCTGTGCATGCAACAGCCATCTGCAAAGCCATAAAAGAACAGATACTagagagaagccctatgaatgtagCCACTGttgtaaagcctttgcatatcatAGTGATCTTCTAaggcataaaagaacac aaagaacacatactggagagaagccctataaatgtaaacaatgtggtaaagcttttgcTCTTCATGGCAACCTTCAAGACCATGAGaggacacatactggagagaagccttatgaatgtaaacaatgtggCAAATCTTTTGCACAGAATAGGTATTTACAgcgtcataaaagaacacatactggagagaagccttatgaatgtaaacaatgtggtaaagccttttctcttcacagcaatcttcaaagacatgaaaggacacatactggagagaagccctatgagtgTAACcactgtggtaaagcctttgcatatcaaGGAAATCTTAAGGTTCatagaagaacacatactggagagaaaccctacgcatgtaaccaatgtggtaaagcctcTGCATACCCCAGCCTTCTCCAAAGACATAAAAAatcacatactggagagaagtcctatgaatgtaaccaatgtggtaaagcctttgcttGTCACAGCCATCTTCAAAGCCATGAGaggacacatactggagagaaaccttatgcaTGTAACCACTGTGGGAAAGCATTTGCAGAAAACACTAATCTTGAAAAGCATAAAACAATTCTACACTGGAAAGACTCTCTATGTATGTAACCAATATGATAAAGCCTTTGCTCATCACCGCTATCTTCAAATCCACCGAAAGACACAACATAGAGGAAATAGACACTATGCATGTACCCAGTGTCATAAAGTGTTTTCACATAACAGTACTCTTCCATGCCATAAAAGACACGGACTGGatagaagccctatgaatgtaaccaatgtTTTAAGCCTTTGCTCAACACAGCCATCCTCAAAACCGTAA